In the Purpureocillium takamizusanense chromosome 5, complete sequence genome, one interval contains:
- the PRN1 gene encoding RNA pol II transcription cofactor (COG:S~EggNog:ENOG503NW75~SECRETED:SignalP(1-21~SECRETED:cutsite=LVA-FV~SECRETED:prob=0.2782)): MRNFLGITLAIFVGIASTLVAFVVINNACSYSYNYNNYHLYSVGDVSGRIASLFRSLLYTDTRAATSSTLAPSEKKIQQQQQQQRHLSSTAAAVAEMSSSATATTTTTTTTKMAQRAIRKVLLAAEQSEGAGARVRRSIGTPSLRNLSPFLMLDHFSVRPGAGFPDHPHRGQETITYLLEGAVDHEDFAGNRGTIRAGDLQFMTAGRGIVHAEMPAQNPDGGANVGLQLWVDLPRELKACEPRYRDLRAAEIPRVDVDDGRATVRVISGQSHGVDSVKDLAYTPVWILDVELRPGARVTQPLPSGWNAFAYVLEGDAYFGGGEGDARTKVAQYHNVVFQQEGDAVHVEAADDAAAGNTRLVIVAGTPLDQEVVQYGPFVLNSKEGVYQALMDYQSYSNGFERAKDWQSEIGKSMKH, from the coding sequence ATGAGGAACTTCCTGGGCATCACACTTGCAATCTTCGTTGGCATCGCTTCGACCCTCGTCGCCTTTGTCGTGATCAACAACGCCTGCAGCTACAGCTACAACTACAACAACTACCACCTCTACAGCGTCGGTGACGTCTCTGGGCGGATAGCATCTCTCTTCAGATCGCTTCTGTATACCGACACTCGCGCAGCGACCTCGTCTACGTTGGCGCCGTCTGAGAAGAAGAttcagcaacagcagcagcagcagaggcacCTCTCctccacagcagcagcagtagcagaAATGTCATCGtctgccaccgccaccaccaccaccaccaccaccaccaagatGGCCCAGCGCGCCATCCGCAAAGTcttgctcgccgccgagcagtccgagggcgcgggcgcgcgcgtccggCGCTCCATCGGCACGCCCTCGCTGCGCAACCTCTCGCCCTTCCTCATGCTGGACCACTTCTCCGTCCGGCCCGGCGCGGGCTTCCCCGACCACCCGCACCGCGGGCAGGAGACCATCACGTacctgctcgagggcgccgtcgaccacgAGGACTTTGCCGGCAACCGCGGCAccatccgcgccggcgacctgcAGTTCATGACCGCCGGGCGCGGCATCGTGCACGCCGAGATGCCCGCGCAGaaccccgacggcggcgccaacgtcgGGCTTCAGCTCTGGGTCGACCTCCCgcgcgagctcaaggcctGCGAGCCGCGGTACCGCGACCTCCGCGCCGCGGAGATCCCCCGCGTAGACGTCGACGATGGAAGGGCCACCGTCAGGGTCATCTCGGGCCAgagccacggcgtcgactcGGTCAAGGACCTCGCCTACACGCCCGTCTGgatcctcgacgtcgagctgcgccccggcgcgcgcgtcacCCAGCCCCTGCCGAGCGGCTGGAACGCCTTCGCCtacgtcctcgagggcgacgcctactttggcggcggcgagggcgacgcccgcACAAAGGTCGCGCAGTACCACAACGTCGTCTTCCAGcaggagggcgacgccgtccacgtcgaggccgccgatgatgccgccgcgggcaacacgaggctcgtcatcgtcgccggcacccCGCTGGACCAGGAGGTCGTCCAGTACGGGCCCTTTGTCCTCAACTCCAAGGAGGGCGTGTACCAGGCCCTCATGGACTACCAGAGCTACTCCAACGGCTTCGAGCGCGCCAAGGACTGGCAGAGCGAGATTGGCAAGAGCATGAAGCATTGA